The following proteins come from a genomic window of Anas platyrhynchos isolate ZD024472 breed Pekin duck chromosome 20, IASCAAS_PekinDuck_T2T, whole genome shotgun sequence:
- the RILP gene encoding rab-interacting lysosomal protein, producing the protein MAEPPRGAEPLWRTPPGRLAPPHVYRMASALGAELRRLSGRFGPDAVAGLVPPVVRLLELLEALVAPVTPAGSEGEGQQDAEDLEQRLWEAERRERALHGRLAHLEEQNQQLLGQLAESQSQEDSTARKEREVMLRLKEVVDKQRDEIRAQAHEIVCKSRDTEALQEQLQRFMSMNEDLRHKVAVVQAQLKSALEKKSDLEAVVVQTQREMNRRSRAAAEAPQPKPSTEGAPLPDEEPQPRDASRSPAHCCFSKEELQQILQERNELKTNLFLVQEELAYYQRELLNEDRVPSFFLNAMKSTIKKQKRKIRAKMLGTAEESASSEEDEGSWLPARSADCVDGQPPESKIRSFFGLWYQGSSNDPPAASCSGAWEVIESPETQLEAVGEDGQAGSPHTASPPL; encoded by the exons ATGGCGGAGCCTCCGCGGGGCGCCGAGCCCCTGTGGCGGACGCCTCCGGGCCGCTTGGCCCCACCGCACGTCTACCGCATGGCCAGCGCCTTGGGCGCCGAGCTGCGCCGCCTCTCGGGCCGCTTCGGGCCCGACGCCGTGGCCGGCTTGGTGCCGCCAGTTGTGCGGCTGCTGGAGTTGCTGGAGGCGCTGGTGGCCCCGGTGACACCGGCGGGTTCCGAGGGTGAGGGGCAGCAGGACGCGGAG gACCTGGAGCAGAGGCTGTGGGAGGCCGAGCGCCGGGAGCGCGCCCTGCACGGCCGCCTGGCCCACCTGGAGGAGCAgaaccagcagctcctggggcagctcGCCGAGAGCCAGTCCCAGGAAG ACAGCACGGCGAGGAAGGAACGAGAGGTGATGCTGCGGCTGAAGGAGGTGGTGGACAAGCAGCGGGACGAGATCCGTGCCCAAGCCCACGAGATCGTCTGCAAGAGCCGAGACACGGAGGCG ctccaggagcagctgcagcgcTTCATGTCCATGAACGAGGACCTGCGGCACAAGGTGGCCGTGGTGCAGGCGCAGCTCAAGAGCGCGCTGGAGAAGAAGTCGGACCTGGAGGCCGTCGTGGTGCAAACCCAGAGGGAGATGaacaggaggagcagggctgccgCCGAGGCACCGCAGCCGAAGCCCAGCACG GAAGGAGCGCCGCTGCCTGACGAggagccccagccccgggaTGCGAGCAGGAGCCCCGCTCACTGCTGCTTCTCCAAGGAAGAGCTGCAGCAGATCCTGCAGGAGCGGAACGAGCTCAAGACCAACCTGTTCttggtgcaggaggagctggcctATTACCAGCG GGAGCTGCTGAACGAAGACAGAGTTCCCAGCTTCTTCCTGAATGCAATGAAGTCGACaatcaaaaaacagaaaaggaaaatccgAGCCAAAATGCTGGGGACGGCGGAGGAGTCAGCGAGCAG CGAGGAAGACGAGGGCTCCTGGCTCCCGGCTCGCAGCGCAGACTGTGTGGATGGCCAGCCTCCCGAATCCAAAATCAGGAGCTT cttcGGGCTGTGGTATCAGGGCAGCAGCAACGACCCCCCCGCTGCCAGCTGCTCCGGAGCCTGGGAAGTCATCGAGTCACCCGAAACGCAGCTGGAGGCGGTGGGAGAGGACGGGCAGGCGGGCAGCCCGCACACAGCATCGCCGCCCCTCTGA
- the PRPF8 gene encoding pre-mRNA-processing-splicing factor 8, with the protein MAAVFPYRGACAPVPSPLAPLPDYMSEEKLQEKARKWQQLQAKRYAEKRKFGFVDAQKEDMPPEHVRKIIRDHGDMTNRKFRHDKRVYLGALKYMPHAVLKLLENMPMPWEQIRDVPVLYHITGAISFVNEIPWVIEPVYIAQWGSMWIMMRREKRDRRHFKRMRFPPFDDEEPPLDYADNILDVEPLEAIQLELDPEEDAPVLDWFYDHQPLKDNRKYVNGSTYQRWQFTLPMMSTLYRLANQLLTDLVDDNYFYLFDLKAFFTSKALNMAIPGGPKFEPLVRDINLQDEDWNEFNDINKIIIRQPIRTEYKIAFPYLYNNLPHHVHLTWYHTPNVVFIKTEDPDLPAFYFDPLINPISHRHSVKSQEPLPDDDEEFELPEFVEPFLKDTPLYTDNTANGIALLWAPRPFNLRSGRTRRALDIPLVKNWYREHCPAGQPVKVRVSYQKLLKYYVLNALKHRPPKAQKKRYLFRSFKATKFFQSTKLDWVEVGLQVCRQGYNMLNLLIHRKNLNYLHLDYNFNLKPVKTLTTKERKKSRFGNAFHLCREVLRLTKLVVDSHVQYRLGNVDAFQLADGLQYIFAHVGQLTGMYRYKYKLMRQIRMCKDLKHLIYYRFNTGPVGKGPGCGFWAPGWRVWLFFMRGITPLLERWLGNLLARQFEGRHSKGVAKTVTKQRVESHFDLELRAAVMHDILDMMPEGIKQNKARTILQHLSEAWRCWKANIPWKVPGLPTPIENMILRYVKAKADWWTNTAHYNRERIRRGATVDKTVCKKNLGRLTRLYLKAEQERQHNYLKDGPYITAEEAVAVYTTTVHWLESRRFSPIPFPPLSYKHDTKLLILALERLKEAYSVKSRLNQSQREELGLIEQAYDNPHEALSRIKRHLLTQRAFKEVGIEFMDLYSHLVPVYDVEPLEKITDAYLDQYLWYEADKRRLFPPWIKPADTEPPPLLVYKWCQGINNLQDVWETSEGECNVMLESRFEKMYEKIDLTLLNRLLRLIVDHNIADYMTAKNNVVINYKDMNHTNSYGIIRGLQFASFIVQYYGLVMDLLVLGLHRASEMAGPPQMPNDFLSFQDIATEVAHPIRLFCRYIDRIHIFFRFTADEARDLIQRYLTEHPDPNNENIVGYNNKKCWPRDARMRLMKHDVNLGRAVFWDIKNRLPRSVTTVQWENSFVSVYSKDNPNLLFNMCGFECRILPKCRTSYEEFTHKDGVWNLQNEVTKERTAQCFLRVDDESMQRFHNRVRQILMASGSTTFTKIVNKWNTALIGLMTYFREAVVNTQELLDLLVKCENKIQTRIKIGLNSKMPSRFPPVVFYTPKELGGLGMLSMGHVLIPQSDLRWSKQTDVGITHFRSGMSHEEDQLIPNLYRYIQPWESEFIDSQRVWAEYALKRQEAIAQNRRLTLEDLEDSWDRGIPRINTLFQKDRHTLAYDKGWRVRTDFKQYQVLKQNPFWWTHQRHDGKLWNLNNYRTDMIQALGGVEGILEHTLFKGTYFPTWEGLFWEKASGFEESMKWKKLTNAQRSGLNQIPNRRFTLWWSPTINRANVYVGFQVQLDLTGIFMHGKIPTLKISLIQIFRAHLWQKIHESIVMDLCQVFDQELDALEIETVQKETIHPRKSYKMNSSCADILLFASYKWNVSRPSLLADSKDVMDSTTTQKYWIDIQLRWGDYDSHDIERYARAKFLDYTTDNMSIYPSPTGVLIAIDLAYNLHSAYGNWFPGSKPLIQQAMAKIMKANPALYVLRERIRKGLQLYSSEPTEPYLSSQNYGELFSNQIIWFVDDTNVYRVTIHKTFEGNLTTKPINGAIFIFNPRTGQLFLKIIHTSVWAGQKRLGQLAKWKTAEEVAALIRSLPVEEQPKQIIVTRKGMLDPLEVHLLDFPNIVIKGSELQLPFQACLKVEKFGDLILKATEPQMVLFNLYDDWLKTISSYTAFSRLILILRALHVNNDRAKVILKPDKTTITEPHHIWPTLTDEEWIKVEVQLKDLILADYGKKNNVNVASLTQSEIRDIILGMEISAPSQQRQQIAEIEKQTKEQSQLTATQTRTVNKHGDEIITSTTSNYETQTFSSKTEWRVRAISAANLHLRTNHIYVSSDDIKETGYTYILPKNVLKKFICISDLRAQIAGYLYGVSPPDNPQVKEIRCIVMVPQWGTHQTVHLPGQLPQHEYLKEMEPLGWIHTQPNESPQLSPQDVTTHAKVMADNPSWDGEKTIIITCSFTPGSCTLTAYKLTPSGYEWGRQNTDKGNNPKGYLPSHYERVQMLLSDRFLGFFMVPAQGSWNYNFMGVRHDPNMKYELQLANPKEFYHEVHRPSHFLNFALLQEGEVYSADREDLYA; encoded by the exons ATGGCCGCCGTGTTCCCGTACCGCGGGGCCTGCGCCCCGGTGCCCAGCCCGCTGGCGCCGCTGCCCGACTACATGTCTgaggagaagctgcaggagaAAG CCCGCaaatggcagcagctgcaggccaAGCGCTACGCCGAGAAGAGGAAATTCGGCTTCGTGGACGCGCAGAAGGAGGACATGCCCCCCGAGCACGTCCGCAAAATCATCCGCGACCACGGCGACATGACCAATAGGAAGTTCCGCCACGACAAGCGCGTCTACCTGGG TGCTCTGAAGTACATGCCTCATGCTGTTCTGAAGCTCCTGGAGAACATGCCCATGCCGTGGGAGCAAATCAGAGACGTTCCAGTCTTGTACCATATCACCGGAGCCATCTCTTTTGTGAATGAGATTCCCTGGGTCATAGAGCCGGTGTACATCGCTCAGTGGGG GTCGATGTGGATTATGATGAGGCGAGAGAAGAGGGATAGGCGTCACTTCAAGAGGATGAGGTTCCCCCCGTTTGATGACGAAGAGCCACCTCTGGATTATGCTGATAACATCCTGGATGTGGAGCCCCTGGAAGCAATTCAGCTTGAGCTGGATCCAGAGGAAGATGCCCCTGTGCTAGACTGGTTCTATGACCACCAGCCACTGAAAGACAACAGGAA GTATGTCAATGGTTCCACGTACCAGCGGTGGCAGTTCACTCTGCCCATGATGTCCACGCTGTACCGGCTGGCAAATCAGCTGCTCACCGACCTGGTGGATGACAACTACTTCTATTTGTTTGACCTGAAAGCATTCTTCACCTCCAAGGCACTGAACATGGCTATTCCTGGAGGGCCCAAGTTCGAGCCTCTCGTTAGAGATATCAATCTTCA GGATGAAGACTGGAATGAATTTAATGACATCAACAAAATTATCATCAGGCAGCCCATCAGGACGGAGTATAAAATTGCTTTCCCGTACCTGTACAATAACCTGCCCCACCACGTCCACCTGACCTG GTATCATACTCCCAACgttgttttcattaaaactgaAGATCCCGATCTCCCAGCTTTTTACTTTGACCCCCTGATCAACCCCATTTCACACAGACATTCCGTTAAG agtCAGGAACCACTGCCTGATGATGACGAAGAGTTTGAGTTACCAGAGTTTGTGGAACCTTTCCTGAAGGATACTCCACTCTACACAGACAACACAGCCAACGGCATTGCCCTGCTCTGGGCCCCACGACCCTTCAATTTGAGGTCTGGGAGGACTCGGAGAGCTCTTGACATCCCACTGGTCAAAAACTG GTATCGTGAGCACTGCCCAGCAGGCCAGCCAGTGAAAGTGCGAGTCTCCTATCAGAAGCTTCTGAAATACTACGTTCTGAATGCGCTCAAGCACAGACCCCCCAAGGCCCAGAAGAAGAG gtACCTGTTCCGTTCTTTCAAGGCTACAAAGTTTTTCCAGTCAACGAAGCTGGACTGGGTGGAAGTAGGCCTGCAGGTGTGTCGCCAGGGCTACAACATGCTGAACCTGCTGATCCACAGAAAGAACCTGAACTACCTTCACTTAGATTACAACTTCAACCTGAAGCCAGTGAAGACCCTCACCACCAAG gaaaggaagaaatccCGTTTTGGTAACGCTTTCCATCTGTGCCGAGAGGTCCTGCGCCTGACTAAATTGGTGGTGGACAGCCACGTCCAATACAGACTGGGAAATGTGGATGCATTTCAG TTGGCAGACGGCTTGCAGTACATCTTTGCCCATGTAGGTCAGCTGACAGGAATGTACAGATACAAGTACAAACTGATGAGGCAGATTCGCATGTGCAAGGACCTGAAACATCTCATCTACTACAGGTTTAACACA GGGCCTGTGGGCAAAGGTCCTGGCTGTGGCTTCTGGGCTCCAGGCTGGAGAGTGTGGCTGTTCTTCATGAGGGGCATCACGCCACTGCTGGAACGCTGGCTGGGGAATCTGCTAGCCAGGCAGTTTGAAG GCCGTCACTCAAAGGGTGTAGCAAAGACTGTCACAAAGCAGCGCGTGGAGTCTCACTTTGACCTGGAGCTGAGGGCAGCCGTTATGCATGACATTCTGGACATGATGCCAGAAGGGATCAAACAGAACAAAGCCAGAACCATCCTGCAGCATCTGAGCGAGGCTTGGCGCTGCTGGAAGGCCAACATCCCCTGGAAG GTTCCTGGGCTGCCCACTCCTATTGAGAACATGATCCTGAGGTATGTGAAGGCAAAAGCTGACTGGTGGACAAATACAGCTCACTACAATAGAGAGCGTATCCGTCGCGGTGCCACTGTGGACAAGACTGTCTGTAAGAAGAATCTGGGCCGGCTGACCAGACTCTACTTAAAAGCTGAGCAGGAACGACAGCATAATTACTTGAAG GATGGGCCTTACATTACAGCAGAAGAGGCTGTTGCTGTGTACACAACCACAGTGCACTGGCTGGAAAGCAGGAGGTTCTCACCCATTCCATTCCCACCTCTGTCCTACAAGCATGACACCAAGTTGCTCATATTAGCTCTGGAGAGGCTGAAGGAAGCTTACAG TGTGAAATCGCGCCTGAATCAGTCGCAGAGAGAGGAGCTGGGCTTGATTGAACAGGCTTACGATAATCCTCATGAAGCTCTGTCCAGAATCAAGCGACACCTTTTAACTCAGAGAGCCTTCAAGGAG GTGGGTATTGAGTTCATGGATCTCTACAGCCACTTGGTTCCTGTTTATGACGTTGAGCCCTTGGAGAAAATCACAGATGCTTATCTGGATCAGTACTTGTGGTACGAGGCTGATAAGCGAAGACTCTTCCCTCCTTGGATCAAACCTGCTGACACCGAACCTCCTCCACTGTTAGTGTACAAGTGGTGCCAAG GCATTAATAACCTGCAGGATGTTTGGGAAACAAGTGAAGGTGAATGCAACGTCATGCTGGAATCTCGATTTGAGAAGATGTATGAAAAGATTGACCTGACGTTGCTCAACAGGCTGTTGCGTCTCATTGTTGATCACAACATCGCTGACTACATGACAGCCAAAAACAACGTGGTCATCAACTACAAG GACATGAATCACACCAACTCCTATGGGATTATTCGTGGGCTGCAGTTTGCTTCCTTCATTGTCCAGTATTACGGGCTTGTGATGgacctgctggtgctgggcctGCACCGTGCCAGCGAAATGGCTGGGCCTCCCCAGATGCCAAATGACTTCCTCAGCTTCCAAGACATTGCCACTGAGGTGGCCCATCCCATCCGCCTTTTCTGCAGATACATCGACCGCATTCACATCTTCTTCAG GTTTACAGCAGATGAGGCAAGAGACTTGATTCAGCGCTACCTGACAGAGCATCCAGATCCCAACAACGAGAACATCGTAGGCTACAACAACAAGAAGTGCTGGCCCCGGGATGCTCGGATGCGCCTCATGAAACATGATGTCAACCT gggTCGTGCTGTTTTCTGGGATATCAAGAACCGCCTGCCTCGATCAGTCACCACAGTACAATGGGAGAACAGCTTCGTCTCCGTTTACAGCAAGGACAACCCCAATTTGTTGTTTAACATGTGTGGTTTTGAGTGCCGTATTTTGCCCAAATGTCGCACCAGCTACGAGGAGTTCACCCACAAGGACGGTGTCTGGAATCTGCAGAATGAG GTCACCAAGGAGCGCACAGCCCAGTGCTTCCTGCGTGTGGATGACGAGTCCATGCAGAGGTTTCACAACAGAGTGAGGCAGATCCTCATGGCCTCTGGCTCTACAACCTTCACTAAG ATTGTCAACAAGTGGAACACAGCCCTGATTGGCCTGATGACATATTTCCGGGAAGCTGTTGTAAATACTCAAGAGCTGCTTGATTTGCTGGTGAAATGTGAGAACAAAATCCAGACTCGAATCAAAATTGGGCTGAATTCCAAGATGCCTAGCCGTTTCCCACCGGTGGTGTTTTACACCCCTAAAGAGCTGGGAGGGCTGGGCatgctctccatgggccacgtTCTTATCCCACAGTCTGACCTGAG GTGGTCCAAGCAGACAGACGTTGGCATTACTCACTTCCGCTCAGGAATGAGTCATGAGGAGGACCAGCTCATCCCAAATTTGTATCGTTACATCCAGCCATGGGAGAGTGAATTCATCGACTCTCAGAGAGTATGGGCAGAATATGCCCTCAAGCGACAGGAGGCTATAGCCCAGAACAG GCGTCTGACGCTGGAAGATCTGGAGGACTCGTGGGACAGGGGGATTCCTCGTATAAACACACTTTTCCAGAAGGACCGGCACACCCTAGCGTATGATAAAGGATGGAGAGTCAGGACTGACTTCAAACAGTATCAG GTCCTGAAACAGAACCCGTTCTGGTGGACACATCAGCGTCACGATGGGAAGCTCTGGAACCTGAACAACTACCGCACGGATATGATCCAGGCCCTTGGTGGAGTGGAGGGCATCCTGGAGCACACTCTCTTCAAGGGCACTTACTTCCCCACGTGGGAGGGTCTGTTCTG GGAGAAGGCCAGTGGCTTTGAGGAGTCCATGAAGTGGAAGAAGCTGACAAACGCCCAGAGATCTGGTTTGAATCAGATTCCAAACAGAAGATTCACTCTGTGGTGGTCTCCTACCATTAACAGAGCCAAC gTGTATGTTGGGTTTCAGGTGCAGCTGGATTTGACAGGTATCTTTATGCATGGCAAGATCCCCACGCTGAAGATTTCTCTCATTCAGATTTTCCGAGCTCACTTGTGGCAAAAGATCCATGAGAGCATTGTAATGGATTTGTGTCAG GTGTTTGATCAAGAGCTGGATGCTCTGGAGATTGAGACAGTGCAGAAAGAGACAATCCATCCCAGGAAGTCATACAAGATGAATTCCTCATGTGCAGATAtccttctctttgcttcctaTAAATGGAATGTGTCACGTCCATCGTTGCTTGCAGATTCCAA AGATGTGATGGACAGCACCACCACTCAGAAGTACTGGATTGATATCCAGCTGCGCTGGGGAGATTACGATTCCCATGATATTGAGCGCTACGCAAGAGCCAAGTTCCTGGACTACACTACAGACAACATGAGTATCTATCCATCTCCCACCGGTGTGCTCATTGCCATCGATCTGGCCTATAACTTGCACAG tgcGTATGGGAACTGGTTCCCTGGGAGCAAACCTCTGATCCAGCAGGCTATGGCCAAAATTATGAAGGCAAATCCTGCGCTGTATGTGTTGAGAGAACGGATCCGCAAGGGGTTGCAGCTGTACTCATCTGAGCCCACAGAACCGTACCTTTCCTCTCAGAACTATGGAGAGCTCTTCTCCAACCAGATCATCTGGTTTGTGGATGACACCAACGTGTACAGAGTGACCATTCACAAG ACTTTTGAAGGGAATTTGACCACAAAACCTATCAACGGAGCCATTTTCATCTTCAATCCCAGGACCGGACAGCTCTTCCTGAAGATCATCCATACATCTGTGTGGGCAGGACAGAAGCGTCTGGGACAG CTGGCCAAGTGGAAGACTGCAGAAGAAGTGGCTGCCTTGATTCGATCGCTTCCCGTGGAGGAGCAGCCTAAACAGATCATAGTGACTCGAAAGGGCATGTTGGACCCACTTGAG GTGCACTTGCTGGATTTCCCCAATATTGTGATCAAAGGCTCAGAGTTGCAGCTGCCTTTCCAGGCCTGTCTGAAAGTGGAGAAGTTTGGTGATCTCATCCTGAAAGCTACTGAACCCCAGATGGTTCTCTTCAATCTCTATGATGACTGGCTGAAAACAATCTCTTCCTACACG gCATTCTCCCGCTTGATTCTGATTCTCCGGGCACTGCATGTGAATAACGATCGAGCCAAAGTGATTCTGAAACCAGACAAGACGACCATAACAGAGCCTCACCACATCTGGCCAACCCTGACAGACGAGGAATGGATCAAGGTGGAGGTGCAGCTGAAAGATCTGATCCTTGCTGACTATGGcaagaagaacaa CGTGAATGTTGCATCCCTGACACAATCGGAGATCCGAGACATTATCCTGGGCATGGAGATCTCTGCCCCCTCTCAGCAGAGACAGCAGATTGCAGAAATTGAGAAGCAAACCAAAGAGCAGTCGCAACTGACAGCCACGCAGACCCGCACCGTTAACAAACATGGGGACGAAATCATCACCTCCACAACCAGCAACTACGAAACCCAGACTTTCTCCTCCAAGACTGAGTGGCGAGTCAG AGCAATTTCAGCTGCCAACCTCCACCTGAGAACGAACCACATCTACGTTTCATCAGACGATATAAAAGAAACAGGCTACACGTACATTCTTCCCAAGAACGTGTTGAAGAAATTCATCTGCATCTCAGATCTGCGGGCCCAG ATTGCCGGTTACCTGTACGGAGTGAGCCCTCCTGACAACCCTCAAGTGAAAGAGATTCGGTGCATCGTGATGGTGCCCCAGTGGGGAACACACCAGACCGTGCATCTCCCGGGGCAGCTGCCGCAGCACGAGTACCTCAAG GAAATGGAACCTCTGGGGTGGATTCACACCCAGCCCAATGAGTCCCCGCAGCTGTCACCACAGGATGTCACCACCCATGCCAAGGTCATGGCTGACAACCCCTCCTGGGATGGGGAGAAGACCATCATCATCACCTGCag tTTTACCCCGGGCTCCTGCACCCTGACAGCCTACAAACTGACCCCAAGCGGCTACGAGTGGGGCAGGCAGAACACGGACAAAGGGAACAACCCCAAGGGCTACCTGCCATCCCACTATGAGAGGGTGCAGATGCTGCTCTCGGATCGCTTCCTCGGCTTCTTCATGGTTCCAGCGCAAGGATCCTGGAACTACAACTTCATGG GTGTTCGCCACGACCCCAACATGAAGTACGAGCTGCAGCTCGCCAACCCCAAGGAGTTTTACCACGAAGTCCATCGCCCCTCTCACTTCCTCAACTtcgccctgctgcaggagggggagGTTTACTCCGCCGACCGGGAGGACCTCTACGCCTAG
- the SCARF1 gene encoding scavenger receptor class F member 1, with amino-acid sequence MASARPLLCLCLQLWLWVQGSAQELDPDGRNVCKADSPPAGLACCPGWKQEGRECTAALCEGEDACGPDEVCVRPGLCRCKPGFFGADCSSRCPAQYWGPDCKQRCPCHPGGTCEAASGRCTCHPDRWGELCQFPCQCGPHGRCEPLTGACRCEPGWWSPSCKKQCQCNAANSHCDPLTGHCHCLPGWWGRRCSFKCSCNLSPCTQETGKCECKAGFWGLGCQRRCDCLHGSCNPLSGHCSCVPGYQGRSCREPCPAGKYGSQCVHSCGNCKRSQPCSPVDGFCLACQPGWNGTLCKERCAPGFHGEGCLQPCPRCRHGDACDAETGSCLHCEPGWMGPSCNSSCPAGTFGDGCQFLCPECVWGSCDPVSGACLCQAGYWGPSCNDTCPEGYFGVNCSSPCQCSRGPCHPVRGDCALSLDPGALAAAILVPLLLLLLCVVCCCCSAGPADARDRAAVPDDDVVARMKHHVQGVLANLSAMLPCFSLGGYKLPKVTVSHHDAEIPFNPSFIESPSAAWVSDSSFSSFDTDNEGPEYSVPPREGVPLLGGAELQDGASPPGEALPDPAAFSSDDVSQPFAIPRTSSIAKAKRPSVSFAEGTKFGAAETPSPGRKPKTPWGAAKLSPTSGEAGDESPAEQPASDGYESPDPLAKGDESHRPSPRATPGGRRRVVSGTRHVAQRVEALEAAAKSGSWDAKGKDPNVTTIYMMVGTAGQDPKAEGGGEGPVQAVLKRLGSLQKGKWAAKEEPKARRSVEAIQKPPRRALAQRRDSANGCKQRESVPGAAGEQRPSKQQHPPGKRQSFPLASASLKGAGAQDGVGDATERGKSLEVTLRLETKGQAAPEEEPKYETVSCSDDSPAAPAAT; translated from the exons ATGGCGAGCGCCCGGCCGCTGCTGTGCCTGTGcctgcagctgtggctgtgggtgcagggctctgcccaggagctTGACCCCGACGGCAGGAACGTCTGCAAGGCGGACAG cccccccgcgGGCCTGGCATGCTGCCCCGGCTGGAAGCAGGAAGGGCGGGAGTGCACGGCTG CGCTGTGCGAAGGCGAGGACGCCTGCGGGCCGGACGAGGTGTGCGTGAGACCGGGGCTTTGCCGCTGCAAACCCGGCTTCTTCGGCGCAGACTGCAGCTCCC GTTGCCCGGCACAGTACTGGGGCCCCGACTGCAAGCAGCGGTGCCCGTGCCACCCCGGCGGGACGTGCGAGGCGGCGAGCGGGCGCTGCACCTGCCACCCCGATCGCTGGGGCGAGCTGTGCCAATTCCCTTGCCAATGCGGGCCCCATGGCCGCTGCGAGCCCCTGACCGGTGCCTGCCGCTGCGAGCCGGGCTGGTGGTCACCCAGCTGCAAGAAGCAGTGCCAGTGCAACGCCGCCAACTCGCACTGCGACCCCCTGACCGGGCACTGCCACTGCCTGCCGGGctggtggggcaggaggtgcagctTCAAGTGCTCCTGCAACCTCTCGCCCTGCACCCAGGAGACGGGCAAGTGCGAGTGCAAggctgggttttgggggctggggTGCCAGCGGCGCTGCGACTGCTTGCACGGCTCCTGCAACCCCCTCAGCGGGCACTGCAGCTGCGTCCCCGGGTaccagggcaggagctgccggGAGCCCTGCCCGGCGGGGAAATACGGGTCGCAGTGTGTGCACAG CTGCGGGAACTGCAAGcgcagccagccctgctcgCCCGTGGATGGCTTCTGCCTGGCGTGCCAGCCCGGCTGGAATGGGACCCTGTGCAAGGAGCGCTGCGCCCCCGGCTTCCACGGCGAGGGCTGCCTCCAGCCGTGCCCCCGCTGCCGGCACGGGGACGCCTGCGATGCGGAGACCGGGTCGTGCCTGCACTGCGAGCCCGGCTGGATGGGACCCAG CTGCAACAGCTCCTGCCCCGCGGGCACCTTCGGGGACGGATGCCAGTTCCTCTGCCCCGAGTGCGTTTGGGGGAGCTGCGACCCCGTATCGGGTGCCTGCCTCTGCCAGGCCGGCTACTGGGGACCCAG cTGTAACGACACCTGCCCGGAGGGGTATTTTGGCGTGAATTGTTCCTCCCCGTGCCAGTGCTCCCGAGGGCCCTGCCACCCCGTGCGGGGTGACTGCGCGCTGA GTCTGGACCCCGGGGCTCTGGCGGCCGCCATCCTCgtccctctcctcctgctgctgctctgcgttgtctgctgctgctgcagcgccgGCCCCGCAGATGCTAGAGACAG GGCGGCCGTGCCGGACGACGACGTGGTGGCCAGGATGAAGCACCACGTGCAGGGGGTGCTGGCAAACCTCAGCGCGATGCTGCCCTGCTTCTCCCTGGGCGGCTACAAACTTCCCAAAGTCACAG TTTCCCACCACGACGCAGAAATCCCCTTCAATCCCAGCTTCATCGAGTCGCCCTCGGCCGCCTGGGTTTCGGatagctccttctcctcctttgaCACCGACAACGAGGGACCCGAGTACTCCGTCCCTCCCAGAGAAG GTGTCCCGCTGCTGGGGGGGGCCGAGCTGCAGGACGGGGCCTCCCCCCCGGGTGAGGCGCTCCCAGACCCGGCCGCCTTCAGCTCCGATGATGTCTCGCAGCCCTTCGCCATCCCCCGCACCTCCAGCATCGCCAAGGCCAAGCGGCCTTCTGTCTCCTTCGCCGAGGGGACGAAATTTGGGGCGGCGGAGACCCCCAGCCCCGGGCGGAAGCCCAAGACCCCATGGGGGGCGGCCAAGCTGTCCCCCACATCAGGGGAAGCAGGGGATGAGTCCCCCGCCGAGCAGCCGGCCAGCGATGGCTACGAGAGCCCCGATCCCCTCGCCAAGGGGGACGAAAGCCACCGGCCATCGCCTCGGGCCACCCCGGGGGGCCGCCGGCGGGTGGTCTCCGGCACCAGGCACGTGGCCCAGAGGGTGGAAGCCCTGGAAGCGGCCGCCAAAAGCGGCAGCTGGGACGCGAAGGGGAAGGATCCCAACGTCACCACCATCTACATGATGGTGGGGACGGCCGGGCAGGACCCCAAAGCCGAGGGAGGTGGCGAGGGACCAGTCCAGGCCGTGCTGAAGAGGCTGGGGAGCCTGCAGAAAGGCAAGTGGGCCGCCAAGGAGGAGCCCAAGGCGCGGAGGAGTGTTGAGGCCATCCAAAAACCTCCCCGCCGGGCCCTGGCACAGCGCAGGGACTCGGCGAACGGCTGCAAGCAGAGGGAGAGCGTCCCGGGGGCTGCAGGTGAGCAGCGCCCCAGCAAACAGCAGCACCCCCCCGGGAAGAGACAATCCTTCCCACTGGCATCGGCCTCGCTGAAAGGCGCCGGGGCTCAGGATGGGGTTGGCGATGCCACGGAGAGGGGCAAAAGCCTGGAGGTGACCCTAAGGCTGGAAACGAAGGGCCAGGCTGCCCCCGAGGAAGAGCCCAAATACGAGACCGTGAGCTGCAGTGACGATTCGCCGGCTGCCCCCGCAGCCACCTGA